One window from the genome of Dyadobacter sp. CECT 9275 encodes:
- a CDS encoding gluconate 2-dehydrogenase subunit 3 family protein — protein MKRRDTLKALTLSSLGIASLNPQVALAEQRDLDMATPPETPVKVPGGRLKEEAIRDAKLMKEKFFTAAELATITVLTDIIIPADEKSGSASQAGVPAFIEFIAKDMPQNQVPLRGGLQWLDRESNKRFKKNFTLCSKTQQLQIVDDIAYPEKAKPVYSQGVAFFNLMRNLTASGFYTTKMGIDDIGYKGNTPNVWEGPPEDVIRQYAKYIS, from the coding sequence ATGAAACGCAGAGATACATTAAAAGCATTAACATTAAGCTCACTTGGGATTGCCTCGCTTAATCCTCAGGTAGCGCTGGCAGAGCAACGTGACCTGGACATGGCAACTCCGCCGGAAACCCCGGTTAAAGTGCCAGGTGGAAGACTTAAAGAAGAAGCAATAAGGGATGCCAAGCTGATGAAGGAGAAATTCTTTACCGCAGCTGAGCTCGCGACGATAACTGTACTTACAGATATTATTATCCCTGCCGACGAAAAGTCTGGCAGTGCTTCTCAGGCTGGCGTTCCGGCATTTATCGAGTTCATAGCCAAGGATATGCCCCAAAATCAGGTTCCTCTGCGGGGTGGACTTCAATGGCTGGACCGTGAGTCCAACAAGCGTTTTAAGAAGAATTTTACGCTTTGCTCCAAAACGCAACAGTTGCAGATCGTGGACGACATAGCTTATCCCGAAAAAGCCAAACCGGTTTACAGTCAGGGAGTTGCCTTTTTCAATCTGATGCGTAACCTGACTGCGTCAGGCTTCTATACCACTAAAATGGGTATTGACGACATCGGCTATAAAGGTAATACACCCAATGTATGGGAAGGCCCGCCGGAAGATGTTATTCGGCAATATGCCAAATACATTAGCTGA
- the cdaA gene encoding diadenylate cyclase CdaA, translated as MRVGFLNINWTDVLDVFLVAVLLYQIYTLVRGSIASRVFLGYLFVYVFYLVVRGLGLGLLTAILQYFMGVGAVALIVIFQQEIRRFLLIIGKSTIYTNNGLLKRILGSSVVDVKSKNLKEIVEASKSIAANFTGALIVINKKDDLGKFIETGEMLDAKLSKPLLVSLFNQYSELHDGAVVIIDGRLKAARCVLPVADGVDVPSSLGFRHRAAMGMSEATDAVVIVISEQTGKISLAVEGELYSNIHPSELLGRLEEYLSSEVNHLVK; from the coding sequence ATGCGTGTTGGTTTTTTGAATATCAACTGGACTGATGTTCTTGATGTTTTTCTGGTAGCTGTTCTGTTGTATCAGATATATACCCTTGTCAGAGGTAGTATTGCCAGCCGGGTTTTTTTGGGATACCTCTTTGTATATGTTTTTTATCTGGTGGTTCGGGGGCTGGGTTTGGGGTTATTGACGGCCATTCTGCAGTATTTTATGGGAGTGGGGGCTGTTGCACTCATCGTGATCTTTCAGCAGGAAATTCGCCGTTTCCTGCTGATCATCGGTAAGTCCACAATTTATACCAATAACGGACTTTTAAAAAGGATACTGGGAAGTTCGGTGGTGGATGTGAAATCCAAAAACCTCAAGGAAATTGTAGAAGCAAGCAAAAGCATTGCTGCTAATTTTACCGGAGCTCTCATTGTTATCAACAAAAAGGACGATCTCGGTAAATTTATTGAAACGGGAGAAATGCTGGATGCCAAACTATCCAAACCTCTTTTGGTGTCGTTGTTCAACCAGTATAGTGAGCTACACGATGGTGCTGTGGTTATCATTGACGGCCGTTTGAAAGCGGCTCGTTGTGTACTGCCCGTAGCGGATGGCGTGGATGTGCCGTCTTCCCTGGGTTTCAGGCACAGGGCCGCAATGGGGATGAGCGAAGCCACGGACGCCGTTGTGATCGTGATTTCTGAACAGACGGGGAAAATTTCCCTGGCCGTGGAGGGAGAGTTATATAGTAACATACATCCTTCCGAATTGTTGGGACGGCTGGAAGAGTACCTGTCTTCGGAGGTTAACCATTTGGTGAAATAA
- a CDS encoding lysoplasmalogenase has product MKEICFFTTFFFGICLINITAELYDIKWLVYCSKPCIMMSLFFFLIYNSSSTERHTQNLFIAGMVFALLGDIFLMIRASGLFLPGLAAFLVMQWIYTSVFLRQSVSLFKEKFMLWYYIPFIGYATLLVYLLFPALPDQILKTGVAVYAASIATMAYAALLRRHGVSTKSFQMVFTGAILFVLSDSLIAINRFLTPVPLVSIWVMGTYATAQYLIVTGIRKEKMA; this is encoded by the coding sequence ATGAAAGAGATATGTTTCTTTACAACCTTCTTTTTTGGAATCTGCCTCATTAACATCACTGCGGAGTTATATGATATAAAGTGGCTTGTTTACTGCAGCAAGCCCTGTATAATGATGTCATTATTTTTTTTCCTGATTTACAACAGCAGCAGTACTGAACGGCACACACAAAACCTCTTCATTGCAGGTATGGTCTTCGCTCTGCTTGGAGATATATTTCTAATGATCAGAGCATCTGGCCTGTTCCTGCCTGGTTTGGCCGCCTTTCTCGTCATGCAATGGATTTATACCTCCGTATTTCTGAGACAATCTGTTTCTCTTTTTAAAGAGAAATTCATGCTTTGGTATTACATTCCTTTTATCGGCTATGCCACCCTTTTAGTGTATTTATTGTTCCCTGCCCTGCCTGATCAAATTCTCAAAACCGGAGTTGCGGTTTATGCTGCGAGCATAGCCACCATGGCTTATGCGGCCCTTCTCCGTAGACACGGGGTCTCTACCAAATCATTTCAAATGGTTTTTACCGGCGCCATTTTATTTGTCCTTTCCGACTCCCTCATTGCCATTAACAGGTTCCTTACGCCGGTACCACTGGTATCCATTTGGGTAATGGGAACCTATGCCACGGCCCAGTATCTCATTGTAACAGGAATACGCAAAGAAAAAATGGCCTGA
- a CDS encoding helix-turn-helix domain-containing protein translates to MSIKNPENIGSKIKRLRVLYGYKQEYVAGQMGLSQTGYSKIETGYSKMTLEKATLIARIYDMSLVELLEWKEANTAGQ, encoded by the coding sequence ATGTCTATAAAAAATCCAGAAAACATTGGATCCAAAATCAAAAGACTGAGAGTACTCTATGGTTATAAACAGGAATATGTGGCAGGGCAAATGGGCCTGAGCCAAACCGGTTACAGTAAAATTGAAACCGGTTACAGTAAGATGACCTTGGAAAAAGCAACCCTGATTGCGCGAATCTATGATATGTCACTGGTGGAATTACTGGAATGGAAGGAAGCCAACACAGCTGGCCAGTAA
- a CDS encoding ABC-F family ATP-binding cassette domain-containing protein, with protein sequence MLTVSNVSLRYGKRVLFDEVNIKFVPGNCYGVIGANGAGKSTFLKILSGELEAQTGNVSLNPGERLAFLKQDQFEFDAYPVMDAVILGHERLYKIMKEREAIYEKEDFTDADGEKAAELEAEFADLNGWEAETEAAQLLSGLGLGEELHHALMSDLNSNDKVRVLLAQALFGNPDVLLLDEPTNNLDVETVLWLENFLADFKNTVIVVSHDRHFLDEVCTHVVDIDFSKVQMFSGNYSFWYESSQLALKQRQDANKKSEDKRKELEEFIRRFSANASKSKQATSRQKLLEKITIDDIKPSSRKYPYIAFKSEREVGDQLLTVDGLSKKADDGTVLFNNLSFSVNKGDKIAFVSRNVLAISSFFDIINEEQKADKGSYNWGVTITKSYFTKDPTSFFDVDLNLVDWLRQYSEEKDESFIRGFLGRMLFSGEESLKKARVLSGGEKVRCMLSRTMLSGANALVLDDPTNHLDLESITALNNGLIDFSGCLLFYSHDHQFVHTIANRIIEIGPKGILDKLMSYDEFLKDENVKAQRQKLY encoded by the coding sequence ATGCTTACGGTTTCGAACGTATCTTTAAGATATGGTAAAAGAGTGTTATTTGATGAAGTTAATATAAAATTTGTTCCGGGTAACTGTTATGGTGTGATTGGTGCGAACGGAGCGGGGAAATCTACTTTTTTGAAAATACTTTCCGGTGAACTGGAAGCACAAACGGGTAACGTTAGCCTTAATCCTGGTGAACGTTTGGCCTTTCTGAAGCAGGACCAGTTTGAATTTGATGCTTATCCCGTAATGGATGCTGTGATTTTGGGCCACGAAAGGCTTTATAAAATCATGAAAGAGCGGGAAGCAATATATGAGAAGGAAGATTTTACCGATGCAGACGGAGAAAAGGCTGCGGAATTGGAAGCAGAATTTGCGGATTTGAACGGATGGGAAGCTGAGACGGAAGCTGCACAGCTTTTGAGCGGCCTGGGCCTGGGTGAAGAATTGCACCATGCCCTGATGTCAGATCTTAACTCAAACGATAAAGTGAGGGTACTGCTGGCTCAGGCTTTGTTTGGTAACCCGGATGTGCTATTACTCGATGAACCGACAAACAACCTCGATGTTGAAACGGTATTATGGCTGGAAAACTTCCTTGCCGATTTTAAGAATACCGTAATCGTTGTCAGCCACGACAGGCATTTTCTGGATGAAGTTTGTACGCATGTGGTGGACATTGATTTCAGTAAGGTCCAGATGTTTTCCGGAAATTATTCCTTCTGGTATGAGTCGAGCCAACTGGCTTTGAAACAGCGCCAGGACGCCAATAAGAAATCTGAGGACAAGCGGAAGGAGCTGGAAGAATTTATCAGGCGGTTCAGTGCCAATGCATCCAAGTCCAAACAGGCAACGTCCCGTCAGAAACTTCTTGAAAAAATTACGATTGATGATATCAAACCTTCGTCCCGTAAGTATCCGTACATCGCCTTCAAATCGGAACGGGAAGTTGGGGATCAACTTCTGACAGTGGACGGTCTTTCCAAAAAGGCGGACGATGGTACAGTACTCTTTAATAATCTGAGCTTTTCGGTCAATAAAGGGGATAAAATAGCCTTCGTAAGTCGTAATGTACTTGCCATCAGTTCTTTTTTTGATATAATCAATGAAGAGCAGAAAGCAGACAAAGGTTCCTACAATTGGGGTGTGACCATTACCAAGTCGTATTTTACCAAAGATCCGACCAGCTTTTTTGATGTAGACCTGAATCTGGTTGACTGGCTTCGTCAGTATTCGGAAGAAAAGGATGAGAGTTTTATTCGTGGATTTCTGGGACGGATGCTTTTCTCCGGAGAAGAGTCGTTAAAGAAAGCAAGAGTACTCTCCGGGGGAGAAAAAGTGCGTTGTATGTTATCCAGGACCATGCTCTCCGGAGCAAATGCTCTGGTACTGGATGATCCTACCAACCACCTTGACCTGGAATCCATTACGGCGCTCAACAACGGCTTGATAGACTTTTCGGGCTGCCTGTTGTTCTACTCCCATGATCACCAGTTTGTGCATACCATTGCGAACAGAATTATCGAAATCGGTCCTAAAGGTATACTGGATAAACTGATGAGTTACGACGAATTCCTGAAAGACGAAAACGTAAAAGCGCAGCGCCAGAAATTATATTAA
- the rpsT gene encoding 30S ribosomal protein S20, producing the protein MANHKSALKRIRANETKRLRNRYQHKTTRSYIKKLRETTDKTVAVEVYKTVSSMLDRLAKKNIIHKKKASNQKSKLAKLVNSLAVAA; encoded by the coding sequence ATGGCAAATCATAAATCAGCATTAAAAAGAATCCGCGCCAACGAAACTAAACGTTTGCGTAACCGTTACCAGCACAAAACAACTCGTTCGTATATCAAAAAATTGCGTGAAACGACTGACAAAACAGTTGCGGTAGAAGTTTACAAAACTGTATCTTCTATGCTGGATCGTTTGGCAAAGAAAAATATCATCCATAAGAAAAAAGCATCTAACCAAAAGTCTAAACTGGCTAAATTGGTTAACTCGTTAGCTGTAGCAGCTTAA
- a CDS encoding L-threonylcarbamoyladenylate synthase, producing MAEIGTDIKRAKEILEEGFLVGIPTETVYGLAGNALNEKAVLSIFETKNRPAFDPLIIHTDSLEKIGDLVSFLPEKALLLARRYWPGPLTLLLPKKTIVPDLVTSGLNTVAVRIPDHPLTLSLLATLDFPLAAPSANPFGYISPTCASHVQQQLGDKIPYILDGGLCTVGVESTIIGFSEDIPTVFRLGGLALEDIEKVIGKVGRLSHSTSNPQAPGMLKSHYAPRKPFVLKDRHTFSSGENSETGYLLYKEYLDGVDQQYQRLLSPGGNMQEAARHLFAYLRELDTLPVTKIEAEFVPDEGLGRAINDRLKRAAAV from the coding sequence TTGGCTGAGATTGGTACCGACATAAAAAGGGCAAAAGAAATTTTGGAAGAAGGTTTCCTTGTTGGGATACCAACTGAAACAGTTTATGGGCTGGCGGGAAATGCTTTAAATGAGAAGGCTGTTTTATCAATTTTTGAAACAAAAAACAGGCCTGCTTTTGATCCGTTGATTATTCATACCGACTCGCTTGAAAAAATAGGGGATCTGGTTTCGTTTTTGCCAGAAAAGGCACTGCTCCTGGCCAGGAGGTACTGGCCAGGCCCGCTTACCTTACTGTTGCCCAAAAAAACGATTGTGCCTGACCTGGTAACATCTGGCCTGAACACCGTGGCTGTCAGGATTCCGGACCACCCGCTTACATTGAGTTTACTGGCAACACTGGATTTCCCGCTCGCGGCGCCGAGTGCCAATCCTTTCGGGTACATCAGTCCAACGTGTGCCTCGCACGTTCAGCAGCAATTGGGAGACAAGATTCCTTATATTTTAGACGGAGGCTTGTGTACGGTGGGAGTGGAATCAACCATTATTGGCTTTTCCGAAGATATCCCCACTGTTTTCAGGCTGGGCGGCCTGGCACTCGAAGATATCGAAAAGGTGATAGGGAAGGTTGGAAGACTGTCTCATTCTACCTCCAATCCTCAGGCACCGGGTATGTTAAAAAGCCACTATGCTCCGAGAAAACCATTTGTTCTGAAAGACCGGCATACATTTTCGTCAGGAGAAAATAGTGAAACGGGGTACCTATTATATAAGGAATACCTGGATGGGGTTGATCAGCAGTATCAGCGACTATTAAGTCCAGGTGGTAACATGCAGGAGGCAGCACGGCATTTGTTTGCCTACCTGAGAGAATTGGATACACTTCCTGTGACTAAAATTGAAGCGGAATTCGTACCAGATGAAGGCTTGGGCAGAGCCATTAACGACAGGCTGAAAAGAGCTGCGGCAGTCTGA
- a CDS encoding ATP-dependent DNA helicase, with translation MESPDLLPSQRLQKRFPFKPTAGQLRFFSQMNDFLVEEKGLERYRDCFILKGYAGTGKTTIISTLIKVLKNYDYKSILLAPTGRAAKVMSSYSDKVALTIHKKIYKQTADSFSGNLVFQRQKNYHDNTLFIVDEASMITDEADFGSRSLLADLIEFVFENPGNKLMLVGDVAQLPPVGRTLSPALERDYLEKTFYMSVFQEELTEVMRQDELSGILSNATALRNELRAESPVIKLRTKSFRDVFRMTGEKLEEGLRYAYDKYGQENVIILTRSNKTAVQYNEYIRRMINFSEDELDAGDRLMVVRNNYNILDDDSPAGFIANGDFVELLKIRKTQDIHGFRFADVTLRLTDYDKQPEFDAKIILDTLHSSSPSLSSEDNRKLYESVMEDYIDIKSRKERMEALRKDPYLNALQVKFAYALTCHKSQGGQWSAVFVDQGYLPEEQINEEFIRWLYTAVTRATDEVFLMNFHPHFFA, from the coding sequence ATGGAATCACCAGACCTGTTACCTTCCCAACGCCTTCAAAAGCGATTTCCTTTTAAACCCACAGCTGGGCAGCTTCGTTTTTTTTCTCAAATGAATGATTTCCTGGTCGAGGAAAAAGGCCTAGAACGCTACCGTGATTGTTTTATACTGAAAGGATATGCAGGAACAGGAAAAACGACCATTATCAGTACCCTGATCAAAGTACTTAAAAATTACGATTATAAATCGATTTTGCTTGCTCCCACAGGCCGGGCGGCAAAAGTAATGTCCAGCTATTCGGACAAAGTTGCTTTAACAATTCATAAAAAAATATATAAGCAAACAGCAGATTCCTTCTCCGGTAACCTGGTATTTCAAAGGCAGAAGAATTATCATGACAACACACTTTTTATTGTGGATGAAGCTTCTATGATCACCGATGAGGCCGATTTCGGCAGCAGGAGTTTGCTGGCCGACCTCATCGAATTCGTGTTTGAAAATCCGGGCAATAAACTGATGCTTGTGGGCGATGTGGCTCAGCTTCCTCCTGTAGGCCGCACTTTAAGTCCTGCATTGGAAAGGGACTATCTTGAAAAAACATTTTACATGTCTGTTTTTCAGGAAGAACTGACAGAGGTAATGCGGCAGGATGAATTATCCGGAATATTATCGAATGCCACGGCGCTCCGAAATGAGCTTCGTGCTGAAAGCCCGGTGATCAAACTCAGGACAAAATCTTTCCGCGATGTTTTCAGGATGACAGGCGAAAAGCTGGAAGAAGGGCTGAGATATGCATACGACAAGTACGGCCAGGAAAACGTCATCATTTTAACGCGCTCCAACAAAACTGCGGTTCAGTACAACGAATATATCAGACGGATGATTAATTTTTCCGAAGATGAGCTCGATGCCGGCGATCGGCTGATGGTGGTGCGCAACAACTATAATATACTGGACGATGACTCTCCTGCCGGTTTCATTGCTAATGGCGATTTCGTGGAGTTATTAAAGATCCGTAAAACCCAGGATATCCACGGTTTCAGGTTTGCGGATGTAACACTACGATTAACGGATTATGACAAACAGCCGGAATTCGATGCCAAGATCATCCTGGATACCCTTCATTCCTCTTCTCCATCCCTCTCCTCGGAGGATAATCGTAAATTATATGAAAGTGTAATGGAAGATTACATAGATATCAAATCCCGAAAAGAGCGGATGGAAGCACTTCGGAAAGATCCCTATCTTAACGCTTTGCAAGTCAAGTTTGCTTATGCTTTAACCTGCCACAAATCGCAGGGCGGCCAGTGGAGTGCTGTATTTGTGGACCAGGGGTATTTACCCGAAGAACAGATTAATGAAGAATTTATCCGCTGGTTATATACCGCCGTGACAAGGGCGACTGATGAAGTATTTCTCATGAATTTTCATCCGCATTTTTTTGCCTGA
- a CDS encoding CBS domain-containing protein produces the protein MQVYQVLAGKSFDAIWSISKDKTVFQALELMAEKNIGAVLVIEDGALIGIFSERDYARKVILLGRASRETLVADVMTSKVITVETDQKIEDCMQIMSDKHIRHLPVNRKGKLIGIISINDIVSAIIREQKAHIKSLESYISGNPY, from the coding sequence ATGCAAGTTTACCAGGTACTGGCCGGCAAATCTTTTGACGCAATTTGGTCCATCAGTAAAGACAAAACTGTTTTTCAGGCACTTGAGTTAATGGCTGAGAAAAATATAGGAGCAGTTTTGGTAATCGAGGACGGAGCGTTAATTGGCATATTTTCCGAAAGGGACTATGCCCGGAAAGTAATCCTTCTGGGCAGGGCTTCCAGAGAAACCCTGGTAGCTGATGTAATGACTTCCAAGGTAATTACGGTCGAGACAGATCAAAAAATTGAAGATTGTATGCAGATCATGTCTGATAAGCATATCCGTCACCTACCTGTAAACCGGAAAGGGAAACTCATCGGGATTATATCTATCAACGATATCGTTTCTGCCATTATCCGTGAACAAAAGGCACATATCAAATCGCTGGAAAGTTATATCTCCGGCAATCCTTACTGA
- a CDS encoding GMC oxidoreductase — translation MFQIKEQPAVFDVCIVGSGAGGGMAAYQLAKAGAKVALLEAGGYFDPADPKYITQLKWPWESPRRGANTHRPFGDFDAAWGGWEIDGEPYTRKNNTQFDWFRSRMLGGRTNHWGRISLRFGPKDFKRKSIDGLGDDWPIGYDDVKPYYDQVDKLIGVFGTVENMDNEPDGIFLPPPKPRLHELFIKKAGKKVNIPVIPSRLSILTKPINDQRGVCFYCSQCGRACQAYADFSSSSVLVIPAVKTGNVTLINNAMAREVLTDPVTGLATGVSYVDREKLTEHTIKAKVVVLAASAGESARLLLNSKSDRHPGGLANSSGVVGHYLHDSTGASRGAFLPHLMDRKRYNEDGVGGMHVYTPWWLDNKKLDFPRGYHIEYGGGMGMPSYGFGSGIENMNGKYPTASGAMKSAGGYGASLKEDYRRFYGAYVGMAGRGEAVPDFNNYCEIDPNVVDKFGIPVLRFHYKWSDYEIKQAKHMHETFEEIIHALGGVPNGTKPGADTNYGIAAPGRIIHEVGTVRMGNDQKTSALNKYSQAHDAKNVFVVDGGSFVSQADKNPTWTILALSMRASEFIIDQVKQKNI, via the coding sequence ATGTTTCAAATCAAAGAACAACCTGCTGTTTTTGATGTCTGCATTGTAGGCTCAGGAGCGGGAGGTGGAATGGCAGCTTACCAGCTTGCCAAAGCTGGCGCAAAAGTGGCTCTTCTGGAAGCCGGAGGCTATTTTGATCCTGCTGATCCAAAATACATTACGCAATTAAAATGGCCATGGGAGTCGCCACGGCGCGGAGCAAACACGCACCGCCCATTTGGAGATTTCGATGCAGCCTGGGGCGGATGGGAAATCGATGGCGAACCATACACACGCAAGAACAACACGCAGTTTGACTGGTTCCGTTCACGTATGCTTGGCGGGCGCACCAACCACTGGGGAAGAATTTCCCTGCGGTTTGGCCCGAAGGATTTTAAACGTAAAAGCATTGATGGCCTTGGAGACGACTGGCCGATCGGCTACGACGACGTGAAACCATACTATGACCAGGTAGATAAACTGATCGGGGTATTCGGGACGGTTGAAAACATGGACAACGAGCCGGATGGTATTTTCCTCCCTCCGCCCAAGCCTCGCTTGCATGAACTTTTCATCAAGAAAGCTGGGAAAAAAGTCAATATCCCGGTCATACCTTCCCGGTTATCTATCCTTACAAAACCCATTAATGACCAGCGCGGGGTTTGTTTCTATTGCAGCCAGTGCGGCAGAGCCTGTCAGGCATACGCGGATTTCTCCTCGTCCTCGGTACTGGTAATTCCTGCGGTTAAAACGGGAAATGTTACGCTGATCAATAACGCTATGGCGCGTGAAGTGCTCACCGACCCTGTGACAGGATTGGCAACGGGTGTTTCTTACGTAGACAGAGAGAAACTTACGGAACATACCATCAAAGCAAAAGTAGTGGTTCTGGCTGCGAGTGCTGGAGAATCTGCCAGGCTACTTCTGAACTCAAAATCGGACAGACATCCCGGCGGACTTGCCAATTCAAGTGGTGTAGTGGGTCATTACCTGCACGATTCTACCGGCGCTTCCCGTGGTGCGTTCCTTCCGCACCTGATGGACCGCAAACGTTACAATGAAGACGGTGTAGGCGGTATGCACGTGTACACGCCATGGTGGCTGGACAACAAAAAACTTGATTTCCCAAGAGGTTACCACATCGAATATGGTGGAGGTATGGGTATGCCAAGCTACGGATTTGGTTCAGGTATCGAAAATATGAACGGAAAATACCCGACTGCAAGTGGTGCTATGAAATCTGCCGGTGGATATGGCGCTTCTCTGAAGGAAGATTACCGCAGGTTCTACGGAGCTTATGTTGGTATGGCAGGCCGCGGTGAAGCTGTCCCCGATTTCAATAACTATTGCGAAATTGATCCCAACGTGGTGGATAAATTCGGAATTCCTGTACTTCGTTTCCACTACAAATGGTCGGATTACGAAATCAAGCAGGCCAAACACATGCATGAAACTTTTGAAGAAATAATTCATGCATTAGGAGGTGTACCAAACGGTACCAAACCGGGTGCTGATACCAACTACGGCATTGCTGCACCAGGCAGGATCATCCACGAGGTAGGAACGGTAAGAATGGGTAATGACCAGAAAACTTCCGCCCTGAACAAATACTCGCAGGCACATGACGCCAAAAACGTTTTTGTGGTAGATGGAGGTTCGTTTGTTTCACAGGCTGATAAAAACCCTACCTGGACAATACTTGCACTTTCCATGAGAGCTTCCGAGTTTATCATCGATCAGGTAAAACAGAAAAACATTTAA
- a CDS encoding beta-propeller fold lactonase family protein, with protein MKKVALFAGLIALGAVPVVAQSTINFNAKGLIVISDADLAASALVDGKLLTDNTAKDQLTSIKFPIERGKGIGSALISNSVFGNSKTIAVPVNGGLAYVLENKLRPADGVTQYKDAAAEFPAGEKLYVVDIMNLAAPKAKFGFSVGKNPTSIDINKNELIISTRDAGKELVFIEAAPDGKPARFLNLPAALDTTSKITDLTWHPSGDFIAFTLDNSNEVGIYKVIREAGKLKNVELLGKPIKVGADPSMGKFSTDGKHYFVLDSKAKQGGASEPGEIHVVDFSMDGSAEHKVVSKAAVGVNTGSFATSPDGSLLVAVNAGKSGSPWSEAGAGTGASLTLYKVGADGALAKVADYPFEGIYPRGVVFDKDGSNLAVSVFEYLEFGAGTGGVEFYSVTKGDTPALKKQGAKVSVGKGAHTVRIVP; from the coding sequence ATGAAAAAAGTCGCATTATTTGCCGGTTTGATAGCTTTGGGAGCAGTTCCTGTTGTTGCCCAGTCCACCATTAATTTCAATGCCAAAGGTCTCATCGTGATATCAGATGCGGATCTTGCCGCTTCGGCCTTGGTGGATGGAAAGCTATTGACAGACAACACAGCGAAAGATCAACTGACATCAATCAAGTTTCCGATTGAAAGAGGAAAGGGTATCGGAAGTGCCCTGATCTCTAATTCGGTTTTTGGGAATTCAAAAACAATTGCAGTACCGGTTAATGGAGGGCTTGCCTATGTGCTTGAAAACAAATTACGCCCAGCTGACGGGGTAACTCAATATAAAGATGCAGCTGCGGAATTCCCGGCTGGAGAAAAGCTTTATGTGGTTGATATTATGAATCTGGCAGCACCTAAGGCTAAATTTGGCTTTTCAGTCGGCAAAAACCCGACTTCGATTGATATTAACAAAAATGAACTTATCATTTCCACCAGAGACGCTGGTAAGGAGCTTGTTTTTATAGAAGCAGCACCGGACGGAAAACCAGCCCGTTTTCTGAACCTGCCTGCCGCGCTGGATACTACAAGTAAAATAACGGATCTTACCTGGCACCCATCTGGTGATTTCATTGCTTTCACACTGGACAATTCCAACGAGGTGGGTATTTACAAGGTAATTCGTGAAGCAGGAAAATTAAAAAATGTAGAACTGCTGGGTAAACCGATAAAAGTGGGCGCCGATCCATCCATGGGTAAATTTTCAACAGATGGAAAGCATTACTTTGTACTGGATTCCAAGGCAAAACAAGGAGGTGCATCTGAGCCCGGCGAAATTCATGTAGTGGACTTCTCCATGGACGGATCTGCTGAACATAAGGTTGTAAGCAAAGCGGCTGTGGGCGTTAATACCGGCTCATTTGCAACTAGTCCCGATGGGAGCTTGCTGGTAGCGGTAAATGCAGGTAAAAGCGGTTCACCATGGTCCGAAGCCGGAGCTGGTACCGGAGCATCTCTTACCCTTTATAAGGTAGGCGCGGATGGTGCGTTGGCCAAAGTAGCTGATTATCCTTTTGAAGGAATTTATCCAAGAGGCGTCGTTTTTGATAAAGACGGGTCCAACCTTGCGGTTTCTGTATTTGAATATCTGGAATTCGGAGCAGGAACGGGCGGTGTAGAGTTCTACTCTGTCACAAAGGGAGATACCCCAGCTTTGAAGAAACAAGGAGCAAAGGTAAGTGTGGGTAAAGGAGCACATACCGTAAGAATTGTTCCCTGA